A genomic region of Homalodisca vitripennis isolate AUS2020 chromosome 5, UT_GWSS_2.1, whole genome shotgun sequence contains the following coding sequences:
- the LOC124362011 gene encoding uncharacterized protein LOC124362011, translating to MRLRYGDTPIAFSRCNIFCQEALLKAFFTSKRTTAGISRYCRPPPTARRTNLMTMSTASTVERPGLKPNWLSDKALVFSSSSCSLPTSSCSNSFPTVLSRHSGLYESGLPSGLPNFGMRTSLAIFQPARKLSSLRAIFNTLRTLSGTTLTATFTTSGGMPSGPGLLLDLIFFPATISSFLVKGGISRATISSCTTGGCSGKSTSTHCSIVSLSSTGRLRPNLFMTIL from the exons ATGCGCCTAAGATATGGAGATACTCCAATCGCTTTCAGCCGCTGCAATATCTTCTGCCAAGAAGCACTATTGAAGGCATTTTTCACATCCAAAAGGACCACCGCTGGTATTTCCCGGTATTGTCGGCCTCCACCCACAGCACGTCGTACCAACTTGATGACCATGTCCACAGCATCTACTGTTGAGCGTCCAGGTCTAAAGCCAAACTGGTTGTCAGACAAAGCATTGGTTTTCTCAAGTTCTTCTTGTAGTCTTCCTACCAGCAGTTGCTCAAACAGCTTCCCCACAGTACTCAGCAGACACAGTGGCCTGTATGAGTCTGGTCTGCCTTCTGGCTTACCCAATTTTGGGATGAGGACCAGTCTTGCCATCTTCCAGCCTGCAAGGAAGCTCTCCTCTCTCAGGGCCATATTTAACACTTTAAGGACCTTGTCTGGGACTACACTCACTGCCACCTTTACTACCTCTGggggaatgccatcaggtcccgGGCTCTTGTTAGACTTGATCTTTTTTCCCGCCACGATAAGCTCATTTTTGGTGAAAGGTGGAATCTCCAGAGCAACAATTTCCTCATGCACTACAG GTGGGTGCTCAGGGAAAAGTACATCTACGCACTGTTCAATTGTTTCTCTATCTAGCACTGGTAGGTTGCGTCCAAATCTCTTCATGACAATTTTGTAG